One stretch of Halichoerus grypus chromosome 8, mHalGry1.hap1.1, whole genome shotgun sequence DNA includes these proteins:
- the REC8 gene encoding meiotic recombination protein REC8 homolog isoform X5, which yields MFYYPNVLQRHTGCFATIWLAATRGSRLVKREYLKVNVVKTCEEILDYVLVRVQPPMPGLPRPRFSLYLSAQLQIGVIRVYSQQCQYLVEDIQHILERLHRAQLQIRIDMVETEVPSLLLPNRLAMMETLEDAPDPFFGMMSVDPVLPSPLNIPQIRQLLEAASPERVLEEAPPEVPMEPRKPERIPVTVLPPEAITLKEAEPIRMLPVEGELELPEVSRRELDLLIAEEEEAILLEERPALEEFEEPRALEEERAVPPLSPPALVPVELPAELLPVPAPEEVKPVGWEPEALVAEVTPLPELRLPAPPSPERLRPPVPPYPRGPPARRRRRQLLFWDKETQISREKFQEQLQTRAHCWECPKVQPPERTTRSPTELFRTPTQSGWLPPELLALWTHCAQPPPEALRRRPPLEPEREVAAEEERMEIVSDIEVLREALEPSGPLVLSLELSLEAAEEEKTRISLIPPEERWAWAEAEQPELPALPAVPEVPELPPGLPPELELLSPEAVYRCRGQWPRSCRPTGSPTSAAWWPPSALAGWPPGSSTCSWCLQHNRSSAWNKRSRTGAS from the exons ATGTTCTACTATCCCAACGTGCTTCAGCGCCACACCGGCTGCTTCGCCACCATCTG gctGGCAGCGACCCGCGGCAGCCGGTTGGTGAAGCGGGAGTACCTGAAGGTGAACGTGGTGAAGACCTG TGAGGAGATCCTCGATTACGTGCTGGTCCGAGTTCAGCCCCCGATGCCCGGCCTGCCCCGGccccgcttctccctctatctgTCAGCCCAGCTGCAGATCGGCGTGATCCGGGTCTACTCTCAACAATGCCAGTACCTCGTAG AGGACATCCAGCACATCCTGGAACGCCTGCACCGCGCCCAGCTGCAGATCCGCATTGATATGGTGGAGACTGAAGT ACCCAGCCTGCTGCTCCCTAACCGCCTGGCCATGATGGAGACCCTGGAAGATGCTCCAGACCCCTTTTTTGGGATGATGTCTGTGGATCCCGTACTTCCCAGCCCCCTCAATATCCCTCAG ATTCGACAGCTCCTAGAGGCTGCAAGCCCAGAGAGAGTTCTTGAGGAAGCCCCTCCTGAAGTCCCCATGGAGCCTAGGAAGCCTG AAAGGATCCCTGTCACTGTGCTGCCTCCAGAGGCCATCACCCTCAAGGAGGCGGAGCCCATCCGCATGCTGCCAGTCGAG GGTGAACTGGAGCTCCCAGAGGTCAGCCGCCGAGAGCTGGACCTGCTGATTGCTGAGGAAGAAGAAGCTATCCTGTTAGAGGAACGGCCGGCACTGGAGG AGTTTGAGGAGCCCCGGGctctggaggaggagagagctgTACCCCCGCTCTCACCACCAGCTCTCGTACC GGTGGAACTGCCCGCAGAGCTACTTCCGGTCCCGGCCCCTGAGGAGGTGAAGCCAGTAGGCTGGGAGCCCGAGGCCCTGGTTGCTG AGGTGACCCCCCTCCCGGAGCTGCGCCTGCCAGCCCCGCCCAGCCCAGAG AGGCTGCGGCCCCCAGTGCCCCCCTATCCCCGGGGTCCACCtgctcgccgccgccgccgccagttACTGTTCTGGGACAAGGAGACTCAGATCTCCCGGGAGAAATTCCAGGAACAACTGCAAACCAGAGCCCACTGCTGGGAGTGT CCAAAGGTGCAGCCTCCCGAGAGGACCACCAGGAGCCCCACGGAGCTATTCCGAACCCCAACTCAAT ctggcTGGCTCCCCCCGGAACTGCTGGCCCTGTGGACCCACTGTGCCCAGCCACCCCCAGAAGCACTCAGGCGAAGGCCACCCCTGGAGCCTGAGAGGGAGGTGGCAGCTGAGGAGGAAAGGATGGAAATTGTCAGCGATATCGAG gtCCTGAGAGAGGCCCTGGAGCCCAGCGGGCCCCTCGTGCTGTCTTTAG AGCTCTCTCTCGAGGCGGCCGAGGAAGAGAAGACCCGCATCAGCCTCATCCCCCCAGAAGAACGGTG GGCCTGGGCTGAGGCTGAGCAGCCGGAGCTCCCTGCGCTGCCTGCGGTGCCCGAGGTCCCGGAGCTGCCCCCGGGGCTGCCCCCGGAGCTCGAGCTGCTGTCGCCGGAGGCCGTGTACAGGTGCCGGG GGCAGTGGCCCAGGAGCTGCAGGccaacagggagcccgacttcAGCAGCCTGGTGGCCCCCGTCAGCCCTCGCCGGGTGGCCGCCCGGGTCTTCTACCTGCTCCTGG TGCTTGCAGCACAACAGATCCTCCGCCTGGAACAAGAGAAGCCGTACGGGCGCATCCTGA
- the REC8 gene encoding meiotic recombination protein REC8 homolog isoform X3, which produces MFYYPNVLQRHTGCFATIWLAATRGSRLVKREYLKVNVVKTCEEILDYVLVRVQPPMPGLPRPRFSLYLSAQLQIGVIRVYSQQCQYLVEDIQHILERLHRAQLQIRIDMVETEVPSLLLPNRLAMMETLEDAPDPFFGMMSVDPVLPSPLNIPQIRQLLEAASPERVLEEAPPEVPMEPRKPERIPVTVLPPEAITLKEAEPIRMLPVEGELELPEVSRRELDLLIAEEEEAILLEERPALEEFEEPRALEEERAVPPLSPPALVPVELPAELLPVPAPEEVKPVGWEPEALVAEVTPLPELRLPAPPSPERLRPPVPPYPRGPPARRRRRQLLFWDKETQISREKFQEQLQTRAHCWECPKVQPPERTTRSPTELFRTPTQSGWLPPELLALWTHCAQPPPEALRRRPPLEPEREVAAEEERMEIVSDIEVLREALEPSGPLVLSLELSLEAAEEEKTRISLIPPEERWAWAEAEQPELPALPAVPEVPELPPGLPPELELLSPEAVYRAVAQELQANREPDFSSLVAPVSPRRVAARVFYLLLVLAAQQILRLEQEKPYGRILILPGPRFHRG; this is translated from the exons ATGTTCTACTATCCCAACGTGCTTCAGCGCCACACCGGCTGCTTCGCCACCATCTG gctGGCAGCGACCCGCGGCAGCCGGTTGGTGAAGCGGGAGTACCTGAAGGTGAACGTGGTGAAGACCTG TGAGGAGATCCTCGATTACGTGCTGGTCCGAGTTCAGCCCCCGATGCCCGGCCTGCCCCGGccccgcttctccctctatctgTCAGCCCAGCTGCAGATCGGCGTGATCCGGGTCTACTCTCAACAATGCCAGTACCTCGTAG AGGACATCCAGCACATCCTGGAACGCCTGCACCGCGCCCAGCTGCAGATCCGCATTGATATGGTGGAGACTGAAGT ACCCAGCCTGCTGCTCCCTAACCGCCTGGCCATGATGGAGACCCTGGAAGATGCTCCAGACCCCTTTTTTGGGATGATGTCTGTGGATCCCGTACTTCCCAGCCCCCTCAATATCCCTCAG ATTCGACAGCTCCTAGAGGCTGCAAGCCCAGAGAGAGTTCTTGAGGAAGCCCCTCCTGAAGTCCCCATGGAGCCTAGGAAGCCTG AAAGGATCCCTGTCACTGTGCTGCCTCCAGAGGCCATCACCCTCAAGGAGGCGGAGCCCATCCGCATGCTGCCAGTCGAG GGTGAACTGGAGCTCCCAGAGGTCAGCCGCCGAGAGCTGGACCTGCTGATTGCTGAGGAAGAAGAAGCTATCCTGTTAGAGGAACGGCCGGCACTGGAGG AGTTTGAGGAGCCCCGGGctctggaggaggagagagctgTACCCCCGCTCTCACCACCAGCTCTCGTACC GGTGGAACTGCCCGCAGAGCTACTTCCGGTCCCGGCCCCTGAGGAGGTGAAGCCAGTAGGCTGGGAGCCCGAGGCCCTGGTTGCTG AGGTGACCCCCCTCCCGGAGCTGCGCCTGCCAGCCCCGCCCAGCCCAGAG AGGCTGCGGCCCCCAGTGCCCCCCTATCCCCGGGGTCCACCtgctcgccgccgccgccgccagttACTGTTCTGGGACAAGGAGACTCAGATCTCCCGGGAGAAATTCCAGGAACAACTGCAAACCAGAGCCCACTGCTGGGAGTGT CCAAAGGTGCAGCCTCCCGAGAGGACCACCAGGAGCCCCACGGAGCTATTCCGAACCCCAACTCAAT ctggcTGGCTCCCCCCGGAACTGCTGGCCCTGTGGACCCACTGTGCCCAGCCACCCCCAGAAGCACTCAGGCGAAGGCCACCCCTGGAGCCTGAGAGGGAGGTGGCAGCTGAGGAGGAAAGGATGGAAATTGTCAGCGATATCGAG gtCCTGAGAGAGGCCCTGGAGCCCAGCGGGCCCCTCGTGCTGTCTTTAG AGCTCTCTCTCGAGGCGGCCGAGGAAGAGAAGACCCGCATCAGCCTCATCCCCCCAGAAGAACGGTG GGCCTGGGCTGAGGCTGAGCAGCCGGAGCTCCCTGCGCTGCCTGCGGTGCCCGAGGTCCCGGAGCTGCCCCCGGGGCTGCCCCCGGAGCTCGAGCTGCTGTCGCCGGAGGCCGTGTACAG GGCAGTGGCCCAGGAGCTGCAGGccaacagggagcccgacttcAGCAGCCTGGTGGCCCCCGTCAGCCCTCGCCGGGTGGCCGCCCGGGTCTTCTACCTGCTCCTGG TGCTTGCAGCACAACAGATCCTCCGCCTGGAACAAGAGAAGCCGTACGGGCGCATCCTGATCCTGCCGGGGCCCCGATTCCACCGCGGTTAG
- the REC8 gene encoding meiotic recombination protein REC8 homolog isoform X4, which translates to MFYYPNVLQRHTGCFATIWLAATRGSRLVKREYLKVNVVKTCEEILDYVLVRVQPPMPGLPRPRFSLYLSAQLQIGVIRVYSQQCQYLVEDIQHILERLHRAQLQIRIDMVETEVPSLLLPNRLAMMETLEDAPDPFFGMMSVDPVLPSPLNIPQIRQLLEAASPERVLEEAPPEVPMEPRKPERIPVTVLPPEAITLKEAEPIRMLPVEGELELPEVSRRELDLLIAEEEEAILLEERPALEEFEEPRALEEERAVPPLSPPALVPVELPAELLPVPAPEEVKPVGWEPEALVAEVTPLPELRLPAPPSPERLRPPVPPYPRGPPARRRRRQLLFWDKETQISREKFQEQLQTRAHCWECPKVQPPERTTRSPTELFRTPTQSGWLPPELLALWTHCAQPPPEALRRRPPLEPEREVAAEEERMEIVSDIESSLSRRPRKRRPASASSPQKNGGPGLRLSSRSSLRCLRCPRSRSCPRGCPRSSSCCRRRPCTGAGGSGPGAAGQQGARLQQPGGPRQPSPGGRPGLLPAPGACSTTDPPPGTREAVRAHPDPAGAPIPPRLALTELPGSWLH; encoded by the exons ATGTTCTACTATCCCAACGTGCTTCAGCGCCACACCGGCTGCTTCGCCACCATCTG gctGGCAGCGACCCGCGGCAGCCGGTTGGTGAAGCGGGAGTACCTGAAGGTGAACGTGGTGAAGACCTG TGAGGAGATCCTCGATTACGTGCTGGTCCGAGTTCAGCCCCCGATGCCCGGCCTGCCCCGGccccgcttctccctctatctgTCAGCCCAGCTGCAGATCGGCGTGATCCGGGTCTACTCTCAACAATGCCAGTACCTCGTAG AGGACATCCAGCACATCCTGGAACGCCTGCACCGCGCCCAGCTGCAGATCCGCATTGATATGGTGGAGACTGAAGT ACCCAGCCTGCTGCTCCCTAACCGCCTGGCCATGATGGAGACCCTGGAAGATGCTCCAGACCCCTTTTTTGGGATGATGTCTGTGGATCCCGTACTTCCCAGCCCCCTCAATATCCCTCAG ATTCGACAGCTCCTAGAGGCTGCAAGCCCAGAGAGAGTTCTTGAGGAAGCCCCTCCTGAAGTCCCCATGGAGCCTAGGAAGCCTG AAAGGATCCCTGTCACTGTGCTGCCTCCAGAGGCCATCACCCTCAAGGAGGCGGAGCCCATCCGCATGCTGCCAGTCGAG GGTGAACTGGAGCTCCCAGAGGTCAGCCGCCGAGAGCTGGACCTGCTGATTGCTGAGGAAGAAGAAGCTATCCTGTTAGAGGAACGGCCGGCACTGGAGG AGTTTGAGGAGCCCCGGGctctggaggaggagagagctgTACCCCCGCTCTCACCACCAGCTCTCGTACC GGTGGAACTGCCCGCAGAGCTACTTCCGGTCCCGGCCCCTGAGGAGGTGAAGCCAGTAGGCTGGGAGCCCGAGGCCCTGGTTGCTG AGGTGACCCCCCTCCCGGAGCTGCGCCTGCCAGCCCCGCCCAGCCCAGAG AGGCTGCGGCCCCCAGTGCCCCCCTATCCCCGGGGTCCACCtgctcgccgccgccgccgccagttACTGTTCTGGGACAAGGAGACTCAGATCTCCCGGGAGAAATTCCAGGAACAACTGCAAACCAGAGCCCACTGCTGGGAGTGT CCAAAGGTGCAGCCTCCCGAGAGGACCACCAGGAGCCCCACGGAGCTATTCCGAACCCCAACTCAAT ctggcTGGCTCCCCCCGGAACTGCTGGCCCTGTGGACCCACTGTGCCCAGCCACCCCCAGAAGCACTCAGGCGAAGGCCACCCCTGGAGCCTGAGAGGGAGGTGGCAGCTGAGGAGGAAAGGATGGAAATTGTCAGCGATATCGAG AGCTCTCTCTCGAGGCGGCCGAGGAAGAGAAGACCCGCATCAGCCTCATCCCCCCAGAAGAACGGTG GGCCTGGGCTGAGGCTGAGCAGCCGGAGCTCCCTGCGCTGCCTGCGGTGCCCGAGGTCCCGGAGCTGCCCCCGGGGCTGCCCCCGGAGCTCGAGCTGCTGTCGCCGGAGGCCGTGTACAGGTGCCGGG GGCAGTGGCCCAGGAGCTGCAGGccaacagggagcccgacttcAGCAGCCTGGTGGCCCCCGTCAGCCCTCGCCGGGTGGCCGCCCGGGTCTTCTACCTGCTCCTGG TGCTTGCAGCACAACAGATCCTCCGCCTGGAACAAGAGAAGCCGTACGGGCGCATCCTGATCCTGCCGGGGCCCCGATTCCACCGCGGTTAGCCCTGACAGAGCTGCCCGGGAGCTGGCTCCATTAA
- the REC8 gene encoding meiotic recombination protein REC8 homolog isoform X6, protein MFYYPNVLQRHTGCFATIWLAATRGSRLVKREYLKVNVVKTCEEILDYVLVRVQPPMPGLPRPRFSLYLSAQLQIGVIRVYSQQCQYLVEDIQHILERLHRAQLQIRIDMVETEVPSLLLPNRLAMMETLEDAPDPFFGMMSVDPVLPSPLNIPQIRQLLEAASPERVLEEAPPEVPMEPRKPERIPVTVLPPEAITLKEAEPIRMLPVEGELELPEVSRRELDLLIAEEEEAILLEERPALEEFEEPRALEEERAVPPLSPPALVPVELPAELLPVPAPEEVKPVGWEPEALVAEVTPLPELRLPAPPSPERLRPPVPPYPRGPPARRRRRQLLFWDKETQISREKFQEQLQTRAHCWECPKVQPPERTTRSPTELFRTPTQSGWLPPELLALWTHCAQPPPEALRRRPPLEPEREVAAEEERMEIVSDIESSLSRRPRKRRPASASSPQKNGGPGLRLSSRSSLRCLRCPRSRSCPRGCPRSSSCCRRRPCTGQWPRSCRPTGSPTSAAWWPPSALAGWPPGSSTCSWCLQHNRSSAWNKRSRTGAS, encoded by the exons ATGTTCTACTATCCCAACGTGCTTCAGCGCCACACCGGCTGCTTCGCCACCATCTG gctGGCAGCGACCCGCGGCAGCCGGTTGGTGAAGCGGGAGTACCTGAAGGTGAACGTGGTGAAGACCTG TGAGGAGATCCTCGATTACGTGCTGGTCCGAGTTCAGCCCCCGATGCCCGGCCTGCCCCGGccccgcttctccctctatctgTCAGCCCAGCTGCAGATCGGCGTGATCCGGGTCTACTCTCAACAATGCCAGTACCTCGTAG AGGACATCCAGCACATCCTGGAACGCCTGCACCGCGCCCAGCTGCAGATCCGCATTGATATGGTGGAGACTGAAGT ACCCAGCCTGCTGCTCCCTAACCGCCTGGCCATGATGGAGACCCTGGAAGATGCTCCAGACCCCTTTTTTGGGATGATGTCTGTGGATCCCGTACTTCCCAGCCCCCTCAATATCCCTCAG ATTCGACAGCTCCTAGAGGCTGCAAGCCCAGAGAGAGTTCTTGAGGAAGCCCCTCCTGAAGTCCCCATGGAGCCTAGGAAGCCTG AAAGGATCCCTGTCACTGTGCTGCCTCCAGAGGCCATCACCCTCAAGGAGGCGGAGCCCATCCGCATGCTGCCAGTCGAG GGTGAACTGGAGCTCCCAGAGGTCAGCCGCCGAGAGCTGGACCTGCTGATTGCTGAGGAAGAAGAAGCTATCCTGTTAGAGGAACGGCCGGCACTGGAGG AGTTTGAGGAGCCCCGGGctctggaggaggagagagctgTACCCCCGCTCTCACCACCAGCTCTCGTACC GGTGGAACTGCCCGCAGAGCTACTTCCGGTCCCGGCCCCTGAGGAGGTGAAGCCAGTAGGCTGGGAGCCCGAGGCCCTGGTTGCTG AGGTGACCCCCCTCCCGGAGCTGCGCCTGCCAGCCCCGCCCAGCCCAGAG AGGCTGCGGCCCCCAGTGCCCCCCTATCCCCGGGGTCCACCtgctcgccgccgccgccgccagttACTGTTCTGGGACAAGGAGACTCAGATCTCCCGGGAGAAATTCCAGGAACAACTGCAAACCAGAGCCCACTGCTGGGAGTGT CCAAAGGTGCAGCCTCCCGAGAGGACCACCAGGAGCCCCACGGAGCTATTCCGAACCCCAACTCAAT ctggcTGGCTCCCCCCGGAACTGCTGGCCCTGTGGACCCACTGTGCCCAGCCACCCCCAGAAGCACTCAGGCGAAGGCCACCCCTGGAGCCTGAGAGGGAGGTGGCAGCTGAGGAGGAAAGGATGGAAATTGTCAGCGATATCGAG AGCTCTCTCTCGAGGCGGCCGAGGAAGAGAAGACCCGCATCAGCCTCATCCCCCCAGAAGAACGGTG GGCCTGGGCTGAGGCTGAGCAGCCGGAGCTCCCTGCGCTGCCTGCGGTGCCCGAGGTCCCGGAGCTGCCCCCGGGGCTGCCCCCGGAGCTCGAGCTGCTGTCGCCGGAGGCCGTGTACAG GGCAGTGGCCCAGGAGCTGCAGGccaacagggagcccgacttcAGCAGCCTGGTGGCCCCCGTCAGCCCTCGCCGGGTGGCCGCCCGGGTCTTCTACCTGCTCCTGG TGCTTGCAGCACAACAGATCCTCCGCCTGGAACAAGAGAAGCCGTACGGGCGCATCCTGA
- the REC8 gene encoding meiotic recombination protein REC8 homolog isoform X1, giving the protein MFYYPNVLQRHTGCFATIWLAATRGSRLVKREYLKVNVVKTCEEILDYVLVRVQPPMPGLPRPRFSLYLSAQLQIGVIRVYSQQCQYLVEDIQHILERLHRAQLQIRIDMVETEVPSLLLPNRLAMMETLEDAPDPFFGMMSVDPVLPSPLNIPQIRQLLEAASPERVLEEAPPEVPMEPRKPERIPVTVLPPEAITLKEAEPIRMLPVEGELELPEVSRRELDLLIAEEEEAILLEERPALEEFEEPRALEEERAVPPLSPPALVPVELPAELLPVPAPEEVKPVGWEPEALVAEVTPLPELRLPAPPSPERLRPPVPPYPRGPPARRRRRQLLFWDKETQISREKFQEQLQTRAHCWECPKVQPPERTTRSPTELFRTPTQSGWLPPELLALWTHCAQPPPEALRRRPPLEPEREVAAEEERMEIVSDIEVLREALEPSGPLVLSLELSLEAAEEEKTRISLIPPEERWAWAEAEQPELPALPAVPEVPELPPGLPPELELLSPEAVYRCRGKAAAAGWAQAGALADRVRPPQGSGPGAAGQQGARLQQPGGPRQPSPGGRPGLLPAPGACSTTDPPPGTREAVRAHPDPAGAPIPPRLALTELPGSWLH; this is encoded by the exons ATGTTCTACTATCCCAACGTGCTTCAGCGCCACACCGGCTGCTTCGCCACCATCTG gctGGCAGCGACCCGCGGCAGCCGGTTGGTGAAGCGGGAGTACCTGAAGGTGAACGTGGTGAAGACCTG TGAGGAGATCCTCGATTACGTGCTGGTCCGAGTTCAGCCCCCGATGCCCGGCCTGCCCCGGccccgcttctccctctatctgTCAGCCCAGCTGCAGATCGGCGTGATCCGGGTCTACTCTCAACAATGCCAGTACCTCGTAG AGGACATCCAGCACATCCTGGAACGCCTGCACCGCGCCCAGCTGCAGATCCGCATTGATATGGTGGAGACTGAAGT ACCCAGCCTGCTGCTCCCTAACCGCCTGGCCATGATGGAGACCCTGGAAGATGCTCCAGACCCCTTTTTTGGGATGATGTCTGTGGATCCCGTACTTCCCAGCCCCCTCAATATCCCTCAG ATTCGACAGCTCCTAGAGGCTGCAAGCCCAGAGAGAGTTCTTGAGGAAGCCCCTCCTGAAGTCCCCATGGAGCCTAGGAAGCCTG AAAGGATCCCTGTCACTGTGCTGCCTCCAGAGGCCATCACCCTCAAGGAGGCGGAGCCCATCCGCATGCTGCCAGTCGAG GGTGAACTGGAGCTCCCAGAGGTCAGCCGCCGAGAGCTGGACCTGCTGATTGCTGAGGAAGAAGAAGCTATCCTGTTAGAGGAACGGCCGGCACTGGAGG AGTTTGAGGAGCCCCGGGctctggaggaggagagagctgTACCCCCGCTCTCACCACCAGCTCTCGTACC GGTGGAACTGCCCGCAGAGCTACTTCCGGTCCCGGCCCCTGAGGAGGTGAAGCCAGTAGGCTGGGAGCCCGAGGCCCTGGTTGCTG AGGTGACCCCCCTCCCGGAGCTGCGCCTGCCAGCCCCGCCCAGCCCAGAG AGGCTGCGGCCCCCAGTGCCCCCCTATCCCCGGGGTCCACCtgctcgccgccgccgccgccagttACTGTTCTGGGACAAGGAGACTCAGATCTCCCGGGAGAAATTCCAGGAACAACTGCAAACCAGAGCCCACTGCTGGGAGTGT CCAAAGGTGCAGCCTCCCGAGAGGACCACCAGGAGCCCCACGGAGCTATTCCGAACCCCAACTCAAT ctggcTGGCTCCCCCCGGAACTGCTGGCCCTGTGGACCCACTGTGCCCAGCCACCCCCAGAAGCACTCAGGCGAAGGCCACCCCTGGAGCCTGAGAGGGAGGTGGCAGCTGAGGAGGAAAGGATGGAAATTGTCAGCGATATCGAG gtCCTGAGAGAGGCCCTGGAGCCCAGCGGGCCCCTCGTGCTGTCTTTAG AGCTCTCTCTCGAGGCGGCCGAGGAAGAGAAGACCCGCATCAGCCTCATCCCCCCAGAAGAACGGTG GGCCTGGGCTGAGGCTGAGCAGCCGGAGCTCCCTGCGCTGCCTGCGGTGCCCGAGGTCCCGGAGCTGCCCCCGGGGCTGCCCCCGGAGCTCGAGCTGCTGTCGCCGGAGGCCGTGTACAGGTGCCGGGGTAAGGCCGCCGCGGCGGGGTGGGCGCAGGCTGGGGCTCTGGCTGACCGCGTCCGCCCCCCACAGGGCAGTGGCCCAGGAGCTGCAGGccaacagggagcccgacttcAGCAGCCTGGTGGCCCCCGTCAGCCCTCGCCGGGTGGCCGCCCGGGTCTTCTACCTGCTCCTGG TGCTTGCAGCACAACAGATCCTCCGCCTGGAACAAGAGAAGCCGTACGGGCGCATCCTGATCCTGCCGGGGCCCCGATTCCACCGCGGTTAGCCCTGACAGAGCTGCCCGGGAGCTGGCTCCATTAA
- the REC8 gene encoding meiotic recombination protein REC8 homolog isoform X2, whose product MFYYPNVLQRHTGCFATIWLAATRGSRLVKREYLKVNVVKTCEEILDYVLVRVQPPMPGLPRPRFSLYLSAQLQIGVIRVYSQQCQYLVEDIQHILERLHRAQLQIRIDMVETEVPSLLLPNRLAMMETLEDAPDPFFGMMSVDPVLPSPLNIPQIRQLLEAASPERVLEEAPPEVPMEPRKPERIPVTVLPPEAITLKEAEPIRMLPVEGELELPEVSRRELDLLIAEEEEAILLEERPALEEFEEPRALEEERAVPPLSPPALVPVELPAELLPVPAPEEVKPVGWEPEALVAEVTPLPELRLPAPPSPERLRPPVPPYPRGPPARRRRRQLLFWDKETQISREKFQEQLQTRAHCWECPKVQPPERTTRSPTELFRTPTQSGWLPPELLALWTHCAQPPPEALRRRPPLEPEREVAAEEERMEIVSDIESSLSRRPRKRRPASASSPQKNGGPGLRLSSRSSLRCLRCPRSRSCPRGCPRSSSCCRRRPCTGAGVRPPRRGGRRLGLWLTASAPHRAVAQELQANREPDFSSLVAPVSPRRVAARVFYLLLVLAAQQILRLEQEKPYGRILILPGPRFHRG is encoded by the exons ATGTTCTACTATCCCAACGTGCTTCAGCGCCACACCGGCTGCTTCGCCACCATCTG gctGGCAGCGACCCGCGGCAGCCGGTTGGTGAAGCGGGAGTACCTGAAGGTGAACGTGGTGAAGACCTG TGAGGAGATCCTCGATTACGTGCTGGTCCGAGTTCAGCCCCCGATGCCCGGCCTGCCCCGGccccgcttctccctctatctgTCAGCCCAGCTGCAGATCGGCGTGATCCGGGTCTACTCTCAACAATGCCAGTACCTCGTAG AGGACATCCAGCACATCCTGGAACGCCTGCACCGCGCCCAGCTGCAGATCCGCATTGATATGGTGGAGACTGAAGT ACCCAGCCTGCTGCTCCCTAACCGCCTGGCCATGATGGAGACCCTGGAAGATGCTCCAGACCCCTTTTTTGGGATGATGTCTGTGGATCCCGTACTTCCCAGCCCCCTCAATATCCCTCAG ATTCGACAGCTCCTAGAGGCTGCAAGCCCAGAGAGAGTTCTTGAGGAAGCCCCTCCTGAAGTCCCCATGGAGCCTAGGAAGCCTG AAAGGATCCCTGTCACTGTGCTGCCTCCAGAGGCCATCACCCTCAAGGAGGCGGAGCCCATCCGCATGCTGCCAGTCGAG GGTGAACTGGAGCTCCCAGAGGTCAGCCGCCGAGAGCTGGACCTGCTGATTGCTGAGGAAGAAGAAGCTATCCTGTTAGAGGAACGGCCGGCACTGGAGG AGTTTGAGGAGCCCCGGGctctggaggaggagagagctgTACCCCCGCTCTCACCACCAGCTCTCGTACC GGTGGAACTGCCCGCAGAGCTACTTCCGGTCCCGGCCCCTGAGGAGGTGAAGCCAGTAGGCTGGGAGCCCGAGGCCCTGGTTGCTG AGGTGACCCCCCTCCCGGAGCTGCGCCTGCCAGCCCCGCCCAGCCCAGAG AGGCTGCGGCCCCCAGTGCCCCCCTATCCCCGGGGTCCACCtgctcgccgccgccgccgccagttACTGTTCTGGGACAAGGAGACTCAGATCTCCCGGGAGAAATTCCAGGAACAACTGCAAACCAGAGCCCACTGCTGGGAGTGT CCAAAGGTGCAGCCTCCCGAGAGGACCACCAGGAGCCCCACGGAGCTATTCCGAACCCCAACTCAAT ctggcTGGCTCCCCCCGGAACTGCTGGCCCTGTGGACCCACTGTGCCCAGCCACCCCCAGAAGCACTCAGGCGAAGGCCACCCCTGGAGCCTGAGAGGGAGGTGGCAGCTGAGGAGGAAAGGATGGAAATTGTCAGCGATATCGAG AGCTCTCTCTCGAGGCGGCCGAGGAAGAGAAGACCCGCATCAGCCTCATCCCCCCAGAAGAACGGTG GGCCTGGGCTGAGGCTGAGCAGCCGGAGCTCCCTGCGCTGCCTGCGGTGCCCGAGGTCCCGGAGCTGCCCCCGGGGCTGCCCCCGGAGCTCGAGCTGCTGTCGCCGGAGGCCGTGTACAGGTGCCGGGGTAAGGCCGCCGCGGCGGGGTGGGCGCAGGCTGGGGCTCTGGCTGACCGCGTCCGCCCCCCACAGGGCAGTGGCCCAGGAGCTGCAGGccaacagggagcccgacttcAGCAGCCTGGTGGCCCCCGTCAGCCCTCGCCGGGTGGCCGCCCGGGTCTTCTACCTGCTCCTGG TGCTTGCAGCACAACAGATCCTCCGCCTGGAACAAGAGAAGCCGTACGGGCGCATCCTGATCCTGCCGGGGCCCCGATTCCACCGCGGTTAG